From a region of the Pseudanabaena sp. FACHB-2040 genome:
- a CDS encoding phage tail sheath subtilisin-like domain-containing protein has translation MTNILTAFANFTRPGVRVVETTAGYRVLEIASFQAVYMIGSATTGNFLEPTLVRSLEDFTNQFGSSTSEAAVKLYFRNDRSGLLYFIRTPIAAEYTVTVDTAGAGTYGVDINGVEVEATAVAADTPASIASLLIQGINTSAAASAVTAVAGMTANQLLIRQDNPLGTMPTVTLDENAARMTLTTSTPIVPKAADYVYAIENTFDYEEDWAQGFLIAPQAFQLLPQATDRLAVGNAMHALAAEEGFDWVALVDCGPAVDTVAEAQTDGQQYVSPQGHTFYYAPYVTDLDDVVVPASPAIAGLATKRFKEEGFHQPIAGAKYPLQGVKDVTHRFNNQDQSVLNPLGINLVRYLRNKGVVSWAMRTRSADAFYTFGVTRVIMNVLNGTLRRGFDFDLFNSIDGQGVLLSRIEETARAVCRRMWIGKALFGNSEEDAFEVRCNFENNLSDELERGNVLLEVYAAPSPAVERILINTIRVPVGQVQSAAAAGQITAN, from the coding sequence ATGACGAACATTCTTACCGCGTTCGCTAATTTCACGCGCCCTGGGGTCCGCGTTGTAGAAACCACCGCTGGCTACCGTGTTCTAGAGATTGCCAGCTTCCAAGCTGTGTATATGATTGGCTCTGCCACTACTGGCAACTTTCTAGAACCTACCTTGGTGCGCTCTCTAGAAGACTTCACCAACCAGTTTGGCTCTTCTACTTCAGAAGCAGCTGTCAAACTCTACTTCCGCAATGACCGCAGCGGCCTGCTTTACTTCATCCGTACACCTATTGCTGCTGAGTACACCGTTACGGTAGACACCGCTGGTGCGGGCACCTACGGCGTCGATATCAATGGTGTTGAAGTCGAGGCTACTGCTGTCGCCGCTGACACCCCCGCGAGTATCGCATCTCTTCTGATTCAGGGCATCAACACCTCTGCTGCTGCATCTGCTGTAACTGCTGTAGCGGGCATGACGGCTAACCAGCTGTTGATTCGTCAGGATAACCCGCTAGGTACCATGCCTACGGTGACCCTAGACGAGAACGCAGCGCGTATGACGCTGACAACCAGCACGCCTATAGTTCCTAAGGCAGCTGACTACGTCTACGCCATTGAGAACACCTTTGACTACGAAGAAGATTGGGCACAAGGATTCCTGATTGCACCTCAGGCATTCCAGCTGCTGCCCCAGGCTACCGATCGTCTGGCAGTGGGTAATGCCATGCACGCCTTAGCTGCTGAAGAGGGTTTTGACTGGGTAGCTTTGGTAGACTGCGGTCCCGCTGTTGATACCGTTGCTGAGGCTCAGACAGACGGGCAGCAGTACGTCTCGCCTCAAGGTCATACCTTTTACTACGCACCTTACGTAACCGACCTGGATGATGTGGTTGTACCCGCGTCACCTGCGATCGCAGGTCTAGCTACTAAGCGATTTAAGGAAGAGGGTTTCCACCAGCCTATTGCGGGTGCTAAGTACCCACTTCAGGGTGTGAAAGACGTAACCCACCGCTTCAACAACCAAGACCAGAGTGTTCTGAACCCGCTGGGCATCAACTTGGTGCGCTACCTACGCAATAAAGGCGTAGTCAGCTGGGCCATGCGGACCCGTAGTGCAGATGCCTTCTACACCTTCGGTGTCACCCGTGTGATTATGAACGTGCTGAATGGCACGCTGCGTCGGGGCTTCGACTTCGACCTCTTCAACAGCATCGACGGCCAGGGTGTGCTGCTGAGCCGTATTGAGGAGACTGCACGCGCTGTCTGCCGCCGCATGTGGATTGGTAAGGCCCTGTTTGGTAACTCCGAAGAGGATGCATTCGAGGTTCGCTGCAACTTCGAGAACAACCTCTCTGACGAGCTGGAAAGAGGGAATGTGCTGCTTGAGGTGTATGCCGCCCCCAGCCCCGCAGTAGAACGCATTTTGATTAACACCATCAGGGTCCCCGTGGGGCAGGTGCAGTCGGCCGCTGCCGCCGGTCAAATCACAGCTAACTAA